One Prunus dulcis chromosome 8, ALMONDv2, whole genome shotgun sequence DNA window includes the following coding sequences:
- the LOC117638143 gene encoding uncharacterized protein LOC117638143: protein MELELQGQPGSSGLGSSGSHVVSIHDEELPRHTRFLSPSPSVDYNAYYKLRPPEVPKDVNKDIMSSLQKQVDDYDNPKQKQEDNHNKPKLRTKFTYSEKWIFFLISLGLETISASFDQLSSPSKPHYALYGMLLAIAAVLICICELIHKGYRERVEFKSWGRIWWYYHPYPPNRLFGNFPDICGLVLAIAQSICSGVQYDYLHRHANNPIKLSILPFMFLLSLGISRCCKD from the exons ATGGAGCTTGAGCTTCAAGGTCAACCCGGTTCCAGTGGATTGGGCTCCAGCGGATCGCATGTGGTTAGCATCCATGATGAGGAGCTGCCCAGGCACACCCGATTTCTTAGCCCATCTCCTTCTGTGGACTACAATGCCTACTACAAGCTAAGGCCACCAGAG GTGCCAAAGGATGTGAACAAGGACATCATGTCTAGCTTACAAAAACAAGTAGATGACTATgacaatccaaaacaaaaacaagaagacaACCATAACAAGCCAAAGCTCAGGACAAAG TTTACTTATTCAGAGAAGTGGATCTTTTTCCTCATTAGCCTTGGGCTAGAGACTATTTCAGCTTCTTTTGATCAGCTTTCGTCCCCAAGTAAGCCCCACTATGCACTATATGGTATGTTGTTGGCTATTGCGGCCGTACTCATTTGCATCTGTGAGCTCATTCACAAGGGTTACAGAGAAAGAGTTGAATTCAAGAGCTGGGGAAGGATATGGTGgtattatcatccatatccaCCAAACAGGCTTTTTGGTAATTTTCCTGACATTTGTGGGCTAGTTCTTGCCATCGCTCAAAGCATTTGCTCTGGGGTTCAGTATGATTACCTCCATCGACATGCTAATAATCCTATCAAACTATCCATTTTGCCTTTCATGTTTCTTTTATCTTTGGGTATTTCGAGATGTTGTAAAGATTAG